One window of Polynucleobacter sp. HIN5 genomic DNA carries:
- the tal gene encoding transaldolase produces the protein MDTLAQLKRYTTVVADTGDFERIRAFAPQDATTNPSLILKAVLLPEYQALVASVQRDHPKASPTQLIDRILVAFGAEILRIVPGRVSTEVDARLSFDTAATIAKAKEIMALYAALGIPRERVLIKLASTWESIVAARELEQEGIHCNMTLLFSVVQAAACADAGARLISPFVGRISDWYKKSLGDQWSSEQYGGAYDPGVQSVRSIYTYYKHFEIETEIMGASFRNTSQILELAGCDLLTISPELLAELQASTEPVSPKLLVSDAKSANVEPLNLDQARFGKLLAENAMASEKLQEGIKAFCADIEKLEALLIR, from the coding sequence ATGGACACATTAGCCCAACTCAAACGCTATACCACCGTGGTTGCTGATACTGGCGACTTTGAGCGGATACGCGCCTTTGCTCCGCAGGATGCAACCACTAATCCATCACTCATTCTCAAGGCGGTCTTACTGCCGGAGTATCAAGCCTTAGTTGCATCAGTGCAGCGTGATCATCCCAAGGCCTCCCCTACCCAATTAATTGATCGGATCTTAGTGGCATTTGGGGCGGAGATCCTGCGCATTGTGCCGGGTCGGGTCTCAACCGAAGTTGATGCACGTCTGTCCTTCGATACCGCTGCCACAATTGCGAAGGCCAAAGAAATCATGGCGCTTTACGCGGCACTGGGCATACCGCGCGAGCGGGTTTTAATCAAACTCGCTAGCACCTGGGAGAGTATTGTGGCGGCTCGTGAGCTTGAGCAAGAAGGCATTCATTGCAATATGACCCTGCTTTTTTCGGTGGTACAAGCAGCAGCGTGCGCTGATGCTGGAGCAAGATTAATTTCTCCATTTGTGGGGCGCATTAGCGATTGGTACAAGAAGTCGTTAGGCGATCAATGGTCTTCAGAGCAGTACGGGGGAGCCTATGACCCCGGAGTGCAATCGGTGCGTAGTATCTATACCTATTACAAACACTTTGAGATTGAAACCGAGATCATGGGGGCGAGTTTTCGTAATACCAGCCAGATCTTGGAGCTTGCGGGTTGCGATCTCCTCACCATCAGCCCTGAACTCTTAGCTGAGCTGCAAGCCAGTACCGAGCCAGTGAGCCCGAAATTACTGGTTAGCGATGCTAAATCAGCCAATGTGGAGCCATTGAACTTGGATCAGGCAAGGTTTGGGAAGCTCTTAGCAGAGAACGCCATGGCCTCCGAGAAACTCCAAGAAGGTATTAAGGCCTTTTGTGCCGATATTGAGAAACTCGAGGCTTTGCTCATTCGTTGA
- the argA gene encoding amino-acid N-acetyltransferase, whose translation MSALPSSSHSAHFPFVGWLREVAPYIHAFREKTFVIAFAGELAQDFDQLENLIEDIAMLHAMGMRIVLVHGIRPQIDEQLSLRKIKSKFGKGHMSSYRITDSAALECVKEAAGELRLDIEAAFSRGLPNTPMAGSRISVISGNFITAMPIGVVDGIDYLLTGLVRKVDSESIRMSLNSGKLVLLSPLGFSPTGQAFNLSFEDVAAATAAALKADKLMFLTPFPGLQDEEGHLVTELSIAQLQDYLQLYPDLPSNMRNFLNTAMRAVRSGVSRAHFLPCDRDGVLLEELFTHDGVGMMLAASDIENLREATQDDVGGILQLTLPLEAEGILAARGQEVIERDIARFSVIEHDKVLFGCAALFPFPNGVGELACLVVDPNSQGSGDGERLLKRIEARAKQEGINKLFVLTTRTEHWFLKRGFVRATVDDLPEERKQIYNWDRKSMVLTKKI comes from the coding sequence ATGTCCGCGCTTCCATCCTCCTCCCATTCCGCTCACTTCCCTTTCGTTGGCTGGCTACGCGAGGTAGCCCCCTATATCCATGCCTTTCGTGAGAAAACCTTTGTCATTGCATTTGCTGGTGAACTAGCTCAGGACTTCGATCAACTCGAGAACCTGATTGAGGACATTGCCATGTTGCATGCCATGGGTATGCGCATCGTCCTAGTTCATGGCATTCGCCCCCAAATCGATGAGCAGTTATCGTTGCGTAAGATCAAGAGTAAGTTTGGTAAGGGCCATATGAGCAGTTACCGAATCACTGATTCTGCAGCCCTGGAATGTGTGAAAGAAGCGGCTGGAGAACTGCGTCTTGATATTGAAGCGGCCTTCAGTCGTGGTTTACCCAATACCCCCATGGCGGGCTCCCGCATCTCGGTGATCTCGGGCAACTTCATTACCGCAATGCCGATTGGCGTAGTCGATGGCATCGACTACCTCCTCACCGGCCTTGTTCGTAAGGTGGACTCGGAGTCCATTCGGATGTCGCTCAATAGTGGCAAACTTGTTCTCCTCTCACCCCTCGGGTTCTCACCCACCGGTCAGGCGTTTAACTTATCGTTTGAAGATGTGGCTGCCGCCACTGCTGCGGCTCTCAAAGCCGATAAGCTCATGTTCTTAACCCCATTCCCAGGCCTGCAAGATGAGGAAGGGCATCTGGTTACTGAGCTCTCGATTGCTCAGTTGCAGGACTACTTGCAGCTTTACCCTGACCTGCCAAGCAATATGCGTAACTTCTTGAACACGGCCATGCGCGCAGTGCGCTCTGGTGTGAGCCGTGCACATTTCTTACCCTGCGATCGAGACGGTGTTTTATTAGAAGAGCTGTTCACGCACGATGGCGTTGGCATGATGCTGGCCGCCTCCGATATTGAGAATCTCCGTGAGGCAACGCAAGACGATGTGGGTGGTATTTTGCAACTCACGCTGCCACTCGAAGCAGAAGGGATTTTGGCTGCGCGCGGTCAAGAGGTAATCGAGCGTGATATCGCCAGGTTCTCGGTCATCGAGCACGATAAGGTTTTGTTTGGTTGCGCCGCCCTCTTTCCGTTTCCGAATGGCGTGGGTGAGCTTGCTTGCCTGGTGGTCGATCCGAACTCTCAAGGTTCAGGCGATGGTGAACGGCTATTAAAACGCATTGAAGCACGTGCCAAGCAAGAAGGCATTAATAAATTATTTGTTTTAACAACCCGTACGGAGCACTGGTTCCTCAAGCGCGGTTTTGTACGTGCCACCGTTGACGATCTTCCAGAAGAGCGCAAGCAGATCTACAACTGGGATCGCAAATCCATGGTGCTTACCAAGAAGATTTAA
- a CDS encoding YVTN family beta-propeller repeat protein, whose translation MQIIQRISTITAASLLWISVALAAPTEPKLAIVLNSGEATVSLIDMQTRKVTKTFYVGKEPHHLMMTPDEKTLLVANAVGDDIALLNPLSGEITGRIPKIIDPYQIGYSPNNKWFVAAANRLDRVDVYAANSADFKLAKSIPAAKTPSHIAFTADSKLAFVTLQDSAEVIAIDLDKQVIVWRMQTGPVPAGLWMTPNDQYLLVGITGADYVQVIDWRNQKEIKRIKTGNGAHNFRPMGDKKHVFVTNRVANSISLLNMQTLEKIGDVTGLPAGPDDMELTPDGKTLWVTLRFSKRVGVIDVPSMKLIDVIPVGRSPHGVFFYPRAKWE comes from the coding sequence ATGCAAATTATTCAACGAATCTCAACCATTACAGCTGCCTCGCTGCTATGGATCTCAGTCGCACTTGCCGCCCCCACTGAACCCAAGCTCGCGATTGTGCTGAACTCCGGCGAAGCAACCGTGAGCCTTATCGATATGCAAACCCGCAAGGTCACAAAAACCTTTTATGTTGGCAAGGAGCCGCATCATTTGATGATGACTCCGGATGAGAAAACTCTCTTGGTCGCCAATGCGGTGGGTGACGATATTGCCTTATTGAACCCGCTAAGCGGTGAGATTACTGGGCGGATCCCCAAAATTATCGATCCTTATCAAATTGGGTACTCACCGAACAATAAATGGTTTGTGGCGGCTGCTAATCGTTTAGACCGTGTTGATGTCTATGCTGCGAATAGTGCGGATTTCAAGCTCGCCAAATCAATTCCTGCTGCGAAGACCCCCAGTCATATTGCCTTTACTGCCGATAGCAAATTGGCATTTGTGACGCTGCAAGATTCGGCCGAGGTAATAGCGATTGATCTGGACAAGCAAGTCATTGTCTGGCGGATGCAAACGGGACCGGTTCCTGCAGGCTTGTGGATGACACCGAATGATCAGTACTTATTGGTGGGGATTACTGGGGCGGATTATGTGCAGGTGATTGATTGGCGTAATCAAAAAGAGATTAAACGCATCAAAACAGGCAACGGAGCGCATAACTTTCGACCCATGGGTGATAAGAAGCATGTGTTTGTCACCAATCGTGTAGCAAACTCAATTAGCTTATTAAATATGCAAACCCTTGAGAAGATTGGTGATGTCACGGGATTGCCGGCAGGGCCTGACGATATGGAATTAACCCCGGATGGGAAAACCTTGTGGGTCACCTTGCGTTTCTCAAAACGAGTGGGTGTGATTGATGTGCCCTCGATGAAACTGATTGATGTGATTCCGGTAGGGCGTTCTCCACACGGTGTCTTTTTCTATCCCCGCGCTAAGTGGGAGTAG
- the rlmB gene encoding 23S rRNA (guanosine(2251)-2'-O)-methyltransferase RlmB — protein sequence MKQLLLGFHAVQTRLRVDPQSIQSVYYDPARRDRRMADFIKQAEPILGKRLYTANAERLHNLAGHDRHQGIVAMAEGISVARTLPELLDSLDTKSDPPLLLVLDGITDPHNLGACLRAADGAGVHGVIVPKDRSASINATVSKVASGAAEVIPIITVTNLARTMREMQELGIWIIGTDDEADESIYDVDLKGPTAIVMGAEGEGMRRLTRETCDQLVHIPMQGAVESLNVSVATGVTLYEARRQRAHAKSPKK from the coding sequence ATGAAGCAGTTGCTACTGGGATTTCATGCGGTGCAGACGCGTTTGCGGGTTGATCCACAGAGTATTCAATCGGTGTACTACGATCCCGCCCGACGCGATCGTCGCATGGCGGACTTCATCAAGCAAGCTGAGCCCATTTTGGGCAAGCGTTTGTACACTGCCAATGCCGAACGCTTACATAATCTTGCTGGCCACGATCGTCATCAGGGGATCGTGGCGATGGCCGAGGGCATCTCGGTGGCAAGAACCTTGCCAGAACTATTAGATAGCTTGGACACCAAAAGTGATCCACCCTTACTCTTGGTGCTCGATGGCATTACCGACCCTCATAACTTAGGCGCTTGCCTGCGTGCAGCCGATGGTGCAGGGGTGCATGGTGTGATCGTTCCCAAAGATCGCTCAGCCAGCATCAATGCCACCGTGAGTAAGGTTGCTAGTGGCGCTGCCGAGGTGATCCCAATCATTACGGTGACCAATCTTGCTAGAACCATGCGTGAGATGCAAGAGCTTGGGATTTGGATCATCGGTACCGATGATGAGGCCGATGAATCGATTTACGATGTTGATCTCAAAGGACCGACTGCCATCGTCATGGGTGCAGAGGGTGAGGGTATGCGGCGTTTAACCCGCGAGACCTGCGATCAGTTAGTGCATATTCCGATGCAAGGGGCAGTCGAGAGCTTGAACGTCTCAGTGGCCACTGGTGTGACACTGTATGAGGCGCGCCGCCAACGAGCACACGCTAAATCACCGAAGAAGTAA
- the hrpA gene encoding ATP-dependent RNA helicase HrpA, producing the protein MSESSAIIWQPLRDKPITFPESLPVSSQREVIAKALLASPVIIVCGETGSGKTTQLPKICLALGRGKINQGGLIGHTQPRRIAATSTAKRIAQELGTPLGEDVGYQVRFADHTSSQASIKLMTDGILLAETQADPLLKKYDTIIIDEAHERSLNIDFLLGYLKQLITKRPDLKLIITSATIDAQRFANHFAIHGQAAPVIEVSGRLFPVEQRYAPLQVDGQKEALEIPEAVCKAIGDVWREGAAGAGDVLVFLPGEREIRECAEALRKDPFLQQRFHPEILSLFARQAVSEQERVFQTGNGRRIVLATNVAETSLTVPNIRYVIDSGLARVKRYSYRNKVEQLQVEPISQAAANQRAGRCGRVADGICIRLYSEADYQARSAYTDPEILRSSLAAVILRMAALRLPNIAQFPFIDKPLGRAIVDGMQLLEELGAIESATEPDVQGQHRVQLSIIGKALAELPLDPRIGRILLAAREQQALKELTIIAAAMACQDPRERPLEFASTADQAHLQFADERSEFLSFVKLWNWYQEALKHKQSNRQLENQCRNLFLSPRRLREWRDVHGQLHVLLAEKGWKENQTPATYEQIHTALLTGLLGYIGKRDEDASDQRGNKAGDYLGARGIRLFIWPGSSLGKKVGAWFVAGEIQETTRLYARTLAKIEPQWIERVAKHRLVKSLSDPFWDKERGEVLAFERATLYGLPVYHGRRVAYAPHDAREAHALFIQKALVEGEMFGKVDTQALERETQAEAKRRYGKLFAFFWHNRQMIREVEALEHRSRRPDVLVDDELLCAFYRERIPEMVYSRSGLQAWLEEDRAKLEQKDQSLRLQKSDLMRHEAAGISADRYPKTIVMNGVSLQTSYHFEPGSPKDGITLIVPITVLNQVDAIQAEWLVPGLCVEKVQLLLKSLPQKIRRHCIPLPESAKQFVQEHLDNNSFGKGGLIDRLMRYIRDQNPIEVKRTDFRPETLPAHCFMNFRLIDEHGRQLELERNFNRLRSEYGAIARDAFQSLADANIRTVQTDQAQALPIQKGSYQAWDFGELAQTVTMTRGSQTIQGYPALVDRKTAVELEVFDDPAEAKRIHRQGLCRLYSLVLKEHTKALHKQLPHARDIGLLFIQLGSVEELIENIGMMAIERAMLQHQQPTNKAQFEESLKQGKPRLMLIAGEIAKHVLASLQEYAELHKKLIAAKALSSSAYEDMRSQLQGLIHAQFVKQTPYEHLVHIPRYLKAIGLRIEKLRSNASRDAQNQRDWESVARPWQRMMQESKSTVGINDEHDARLREFRWQLEELRVALFAQELKTPMPMSVKRLEKVLASLR; encoded by the coding sequence ATGAGCGAGTCGAGTGCCATCATTTGGCAGCCGCTACGGGATAAGCCCATCACCTTCCCAGAGAGTTTGCCGGTCTCCTCGCAGCGTGAGGTGATCGCCAAAGCCTTACTGGCAAGCCCTGTGATCATTGTGTGCGGAGAAACGGGTTCAGGCAAAACCACCCAGCTCCCCAAAATATGCCTGGCCTTGGGTCGAGGCAAAATCAATCAGGGTGGACTCATTGGCCATACACAGCCTCGTCGTATTGCCGCCACAAGTACCGCCAAACGAATTGCCCAAGAGCTGGGTACACCTTTGGGTGAAGACGTGGGCTATCAGGTGCGCTTTGCCGATCACACCAGTAGCCAAGCGTCGATCAAATTAATGACCGACGGGATCTTATTGGCTGAGACCCAGGCTGATCCCCTCCTTAAAAAATACGACACCATCATCATTGATGAGGCCCATGAGCGTAGCCTCAATATTGATTTCTTACTGGGGTATCTCAAGCAACTGATCACTAAACGACCGGATCTCAAGCTCATCATCACCTCAGCAACAATCGATGCGCAACGGTTTGCCAATCATTTTGCAATCCATGGCCAAGCCGCTCCAGTGATTGAGGTGAGTGGTCGACTCTTTCCAGTGGAGCAACGTTATGCACCATTGCAAGTTGATGGTCAGAAGGAGGCCCTTGAGATCCCCGAGGCCGTATGTAAAGCGATTGGTGATGTGTGGCGTGAGGGAGCTGCAGGGGCTGGTGATGTCTTAGTGTTCTTGCCGGGTGAGCGGGAGATTCGGGAGTGTGCCGAGGCGCTCAGGAAGGATCCGTTTTTGCAACAGCGTTTTCATCCGGAGATCCTGAGCCTATTTGCAAGGCAAGCGGTGAGCGAGCAAGAGCGCGTATTCCAAACCGGCAATGGCCGCCGGATTGTGTTGGCAACCAACGTGGCCGAGACCTCGTTGACCGTGCCGAACATTCGGTATGTGATTGACTCAGGACTAGCGCGCGTCAAGCGTTACTCCTATCGGAATAAGGTTGAACAGCTTCAAGTGGAGCCGATCTCTCAGGCAGCTGCTAATCAACGTGCGGGTCGTTGTGGCCGTGTAGCTGACGGTATCTGTATTCGACTCTACAGTGAGGCGGATTATCAAGCGCGATCTGCGTATACCGATCCTGAAATCTTGCGTAGCTCTCTGGCCGCCGTGATCCTGCGGATGGCGGCATTGCGCCTACCCAATATTGCGCAGTTTCCCTTCATTGATAAACCCTTGGGTCGCGCGATTGTCGATGGCATGCAGCTCTTAGAAGAATTAGGTGCGATTGAGAGCGCTACCGAGCCAGACGTGCAGGGCCAACACCGTGTTCAACTTAGCATCATTGGCAAAGCTCTAGCTGAGCTACCTTTAGATCCTCGCATTGGACGGATCTTGCTCGCTGCGCGTGAGCAGCAGGCACTCAAAGAACTCACCATCATTGCTGCAGCCATGGCCTGTCAAGATCCGCGGGAGCGGCCGCTGGAGTTTGCCAGTACCGCTGATCAAGCCCATTTGCAATTTGCTGATGAGCGTTCTGAGTTCCTATCGTTTGTGAAACTGTGGAACTGGTATCAAGAGGCTCTGAAACACAAGCAAAGTAATCGCCAGCTGGAGAACCAATGCCGTAACCTCTTTCTCTCGCCTAGGCGTCTTCGGGAGTGGCGCGATGTGCATGGGCAATTACATGTCTTGCTGGCGGAGAAGGGTTGGAAAGAGAATCAAACCCCAGCAACCTATGAGCAAATCCATACAGCTCTTCTTACTGGGCTTCTTGGCTATATTGGCAAGCGCGACGAAGATGCAAGCGATCAACGGGGCAATAAAGCCGGTGACTATCTCGGGGCTCGGGGTATTCGTTTATTCATTTGGCCGGGATCGAGCCTGGGTAAAAAAGTGGGCGCATGGTTTGTGGCGGGTGAGATTCAAGAGACCACTCGCTTATACGCGAGAACCTTGGCCAAGATCGAGCCTCAATGGATCGAGCGCGTTGCCAAACATCGTCTAGTGAAATCATTGAGTGATCCCTTTTGGGATAAGGAACGTGGCGAGGTCTTAGCCTTTGAGCGTGCCACGCTGTATGGCTTACCCGTCTACCATGGTCGACGAGTGGCTTATGCGCCGCACGATGCAAGGGAGGCGCATGCCTTGTTTATTCAGAAAGCCTTAGTCGAAGGGGAGATGTTTGGTAAGGTCGACACCCAAGCTCTGGAGCGTGAGACCCAAGCGGAAGCAAAACGTCGTTACGGTAAATTATTTGCCTTCTTTTGGCACAACCGTCAAATGATTCGGGAAGTGGAGGCGCTAGAACATCGCTCACGCCGCCCTGATGTATTAGTGGACGATGAGTTGCTATGCGCTTTCTATCGCGAACGAATTCCAGAAATGGTCTATAGTCGCAGCGGTCTCCAAGCGTGGCTTGAGGAGGATCGTGCCAAATTGGAACAAAAGGATCAGAGTCTGCGACTCCAGAAATCAGACCTGATGCGCCATGAAGCTGCGGGAATCAGTGCCGACCGCTACCCCAAAACAATTGTCATGAATGGTGTGAGCTTGCAAACCAGTTATCACTTTGAACCGGGCAGTCCCAAAGATGGCATCACTTTAATCGTACCCATTACCGTTCTGAATCAGGTTGATGCGATTCAAGCGGAGTGGCTCGTACCAGGCCTCTGTGTTGAGAAAGTCCAGCTACTTCTGAAGTCCTTGCCACAAAAGATTCGTCGTCATTGCATCCCATTGCCAGAGAGTGCTAAACAATTTGTTCAAGAACACTTAGACAACAACAGTTTTGGGAAGGGGGGTTTAATCGATCGGTTGATGCGCTATATCCGCGACCAAAATCCAATCGAGGTCAAGCGCACCGACTTTCGACCCGAGACCTTACCAGCGCATTGCTTCATGAACTTTCGTTTGATCGATGAGCATGGTCGACAACTGGAGTTAGAGCGTAACTTCAATCGCTTACGCAGCGAGTATGGCGCGATAGCACGTGACGCCTTCCAGAGCCTTGCTGATGCCAATATAAGAACGGTACAAACGGATCAAGCACAGGCATTACCCATTCAGAAGGGCAGTTATCAGGCTTGGGATTTTGGTGAGCTAGCGCAGACCGTCACCATGACACGTGGAAGCCAAACCATCCAGGGCTATCCGGCATTAGTGGATCGTAAGACAGCGGTAGAGCTGGAGGTATTTGATGACCCAGCGGAGGCGAAACGAATCCACCGCCAGGGTTTATGCCGACTATATAGCCTGGTCTTAAAAGAGCATACCAAGGCTTTGCATAAACAATTACCGCATGCGCGTGACATCGGTTTACTCTTTATTCAATTAGGATCGGTCGAGGAGCTCATTGAGAACATTGGCATGATGGCGATTGAGCGTGCCATGCTGCAGCACCAACAACCGACCAACAAAGCGCAGTTTGAGGAATCACTAAAACAAGGTAAGCCCCGTCTCATGCTGATTGCTGGAGAAATTGCTAAGCATGTGTTGGCTAGTTTGCAAGAGTATGCTGAATTGCATAAGAAATTAATTGCTGCCAAAGCCCTATCCAGCAGTGCGTATGAAGACATGCGCTCGCAATTGCAGGGGTTGATTCATGCGCAGTTTGTGAAGCAAACCCCTTATGAGCATTTGGTTCATATACCGCGCTACCTTAAGGCCATTGGGCTAAGAATTGAAAAGCTGCGCAGTAATGCCAGCCGTGATGCCCAAAATCAGCGCGATTGGGAATCGGTCGCACGACCTTGGCAGAGGATGATGCAAGAGAGTAAAAGTACCGTGGGTATTAATGATGAGCACGATGCGCGCTTGCGTGAGTTCCGGTGGCAACTTGAAGAGTTGCGGGTTGCCTTATTTGCTCAAGAGCTCAAGACCCCCATGCCAATGTCGGTCAAACGCCTCGAAAAGGTCTTGGCTAGTCTGCGTTAA
- the rpiA gene encoding ribose-5-phosphate isomerase RpiA, with protein MNQDDLKKRVAQAAKDYVIGAMPKGQYLGIGTGSTANWFIDLLAPHRDYFAGVISSSLASTERLLKLGFHVVDANQLPDAIAKQSYPMPIYVDGADEINPEGHMIKGGGGALTREKIIASMAQHFICICDESKLVQQLGHFPLPVEIIPLAQTAVTKALTPLGGQAQLRLIKSGKAEGQPYLTDNKGWILDIHGLSIQDPVALEAAINQIPGVISVGLFAKRKADVLLLGKKETVETLRFS; from the coding sequence ATGAACCAAGACGATCTCAAGAAACGCGTTGCCCAGGCTGCCAAAGACTATGTCATTGGGGCTATGCCCAAGGGGCAGTATTTGGGGATTGGGACGGGCTCAACCGCCAACTGGTTTATTGATCTACTTGCACCGCACCGCGATTATTTTGCGGGAGTGATCTCCAGTTCACTGGCAAGCACGGAGCGTTTGCTCAAATTGGGCTTTCATGTGGTCGATGCCAATCAATTGCCTGATGCGATTGCAAAGCAATCCTACCCCATGCCAATCTATGTAGATGGCGCCGATGAAATTAATCCAGAGGGTCATATGATCAAAGGTGGCGGTGGTGCGTTAACCCGCGAGAAGATTATTGCGAGCATGGCCCAACACTTTATCTGCATTTGCGATGAGAGCAAACTGGTGCAGCAGCTGGGTCACTTTCCTCTTCCGGTCGAGATTATTCCTTTGGCACAAACAGCGGTTACTAAAGCGCTTACCCCATTGGGTGGGCAGGCTCAATTAAGGCTCATCAAATCCGGTAAAGCCGAAGGTCAACCCTACCTCACCGATAACAAGGGTTGGATCTTAGATATCCATGGCTTATCCATTCAAGATCCAGTCGCGCTTGAAGCGGCGATTAATCAAATTCCAGGCGTGATTAGCGTCGGACTCTTTGCCAAACGTAAAGCAGATGTATTGCTTTTGGGTAAAAAGGAAACCGTAGAAACTCTACGTTTTAGCTAA
- a CDS encoding oxidative damage protection protein, with product MARMVQCIKLNKEAEGLDFAPLPGDLGKKIWNQVSKEAWAGWLKHQTMLINENRLNMADPRARQYLLKQVEKYFFEGGADMASGYVPPTQ from the coding sequence ATGGCACGAATGGTTCAATGCATTAAGCTCAATAAAGAAGCCGAGGGCTTAGATTTTGCTCCCCTACCTGGTGATCTAGGCAAAAAGATCTGGAATCAGGTGTCTAAAGAGGCGTGGGCTGGATGGCTGAAGCACCAGACCATGCTCATTAATGAGAACCGCCTCAATATGGCCGATCCCCGAGCCCGCCAATACCTTCTCAAGCAGGTCGAGAAGTATTTCTTTGAAGGCGGTGCGGATATGGCTAGCGGCTATGTGCCGCCTACGCAGTAA